In Clostridia bacterium, the genomic stretch CCTCGCGCCCAACGTCGGCTACATCCGCCGCAAGCGCCGCCGCTTCCATAACTGTCGGTACGCCTATAGATATAACGCGCACGCCCAGAGCCGACTCTGATATCTCACGTTCGTTTCCGCTTACTCCGCTGCCGGGAGATACACCCGTGTCCGAAAGCTGGAACGTTGCCGCCAGTCTTGACGCGCTTCTTGCCGCAAGCGCGTCTACCGCTATTACCAAAGCCGGCTTTATCGCCCTTGTAAGCACTTCCGTAAGCTCCGTCGTATCTATCCCGGTTATCCCCAAAACGCCGGGAGAAAACGCGCATACGCTTCTGAAACTGTTTTTAAAGTCACGCGCTCCTCCCATAACGAGATGACGCGTTGCAAGCAGCTTGTCGGCAGTTCGCGGGCCGAGCGCGTCCGGCGTTATGCGCCTGTTTCCGAGCCCTATTACCATAACGGCGTCATCCTGCAAAAGACGCATCATTTCCAAAAGCTCGCGCTTCAGCGCATAAGCTACCGGCCTGTATAACGGCGCCTGATCTCTCCTGAGATCCGGCGCTTCTATCGTGATATAATTTCCTACGGGCTTTCCCATACGCCTTGCGCCGTTTTCATTTTGTATCATCACTCTCTTTACGGCATATCCGTCACGGTGCGACTCATTATAGACAACGCCTTCTATTTCGCCTCCGTTCATCATTTCGGCTTCATGCGCTTCAAGCGCCAGATCGGTACGTACTGAAAACATATATGACCCCCTCACAAGTTTTTATAAATATTCTGCACAAAACGGCTGACAAATAT encodes the following:
- a CDS encoding GPR endopeptidase, whose product is MFSVRTDLALEAHEAEMMNGGEIEGVVYNESHRDGYAVKRVMIQNENGARRMGKPVGNYITIEAPDLRRDQAPLYRPVAYALKRELLEMMRLLQDDAVMVIGLGNRRITPDALGPRTADKLLATRHLVMGGARDFKNSFRSVCAFSPGVLGITGIDTTELTEVLTRAIKPALVIAVDALAARSASRLAATFQLSDTGVSPGSGVSGNEREISESALGVRVISIGVPTVMEAAALAADVADVGREDAAKRMEGFDPNMFVTPNNIDVLVEAASSIIALGLNCALHPALSPQEIESLMSN